Genomic window (Bacteroidales bacterium):
ACCTGGATGTTATCCGGCGCCTTATGGAGGTTAATTTCTGGGGTACGGTCTATTGTACTAAGTTTGCTCTACCCTACCTATTACAAACCAAAGGATCCGTGGTCGGTGTATCATCAATTGCCGGATTTAAAGGGTTGCCGGGAAGAACAGGCTATTCGGCCTCCAAATTTGCCATGCAGGGTTTCCTGGAAACTCTCAGGATTGAAAACCTGAAAAAAGGCCTGCATGTTCTAATTGCATGCCCCGGATTCACTGCTTCAAATATCAGGAATACTGCATTGGCAGCCGATGGTTCCCTTCAGGGCGATTCACCACGGGATGAAGAAAGCATGATGAAAGCTGATGAAGTTGCGGTTAAAATTGCAGATGCAGTTGAAAAACGGAAGAAAATCCTGGTTATGACTATGCAAGGTAAAATGATAGTGTTACTGAATAAATTATTTCCCTTTTTTATGGACCGGTTGGTGTATAATAATTTTGCAAAAGAACCTGATTCACCATTTAAATAGTATAATATGAAAGCCTTAACACTAGAAATTATCCCCAAAAAAGGCTTAGGGGAAGTTCTTTTCGGAGACACTTCAGAAAAAGTCATCACATACCTTGGACAACCTGAAGATGTTGATAATATTGAAGATGTCGATGGTTTTAACACCGTAGTTCTGTTCTACTATGAACAAGGGATCACGATATTTTTCGAAGGAAGGGAGAAGTCGGTGGTGGCTTGTATTGAAACGGAAAATCCTGAGGCCGTGATGTATGGCAAGACAATATTCAATATGACCGAAGAAGATATAGTCG
Coding sequences:
- a CDS encoding SDR family oxidoreductase codes for the protein MKDKVVIITGASSGIGKALSVELAGRGAIIVLAARSWDKLREIEKELNAGGARVMAVQADVSLEADCRKLIAAAIEKFGRIDVLINNAGISMRALFDQVDLDVIRRLMEVNFWGTVYCTKFALPYLLQTKGSVVGVSSIAGFKGLPGRTGYSASKFAMQGFLETLRIENLKKGLHVLIACPGFTASNIRNTALAADGSLQGDSPRDEESMMKADEVAVKIADAVEKRKKILVMTMQGKMIVLLNKLFPFFMDRLVYNNFAKEPDSPFK